The candidate division KSB1 bacterium genome contains the following window.
GAACGGGGAGGTTTGTATCCTTTGGCGATATTGCAATCGGGGTAACCATTGCCAGAAAAATGACGGACCGGTTTAGCGCGGGGCTTACTGTAAAATATATTGATGAAACTTTAGATGATATCCACCTTCGAAGTGTATTAATCGATTTTGGCACTTACTATTGGACTGGATTCGGCAGCTCCCGTTTTGCTGTATCTGTAGTTAATTTTGGTGCTAACAGTGAGCCAAAGGGTTCCGTTGTTTTTCGTGATGGTTCTGAAGTAGATCAATTTCAAGATTTTTCACCACCCACTATTTTTCGTATTGGTTTTGCTACGGAATTGGTTGATAATGAGGTAAATAAGGTTACTTCATCCATTCAATTAAACCATCCCAACGACAATTCCGAAAACTTGAATTTGGGGTTGGAATATTGGTGGAACAACACCCTGGCGCTGCGTGGTGGTTATCGAGCTAATGTGGTAGAAGAATCCTTTACATTCGGCGCTGGAATAAATTTGCCTTTGAAGCCGGTACATCTCAAAGCCGATATTTCCTACTCGAGTTTTGGGCGATTAGGGAATGCAACACGTTTATCTATGAATTTTCAATTTTAATATGAAAACAATAACAAACATTTTTTTCTTTTTTTCTTTTTTCTTTTTTTTAAACTGCGGCGGTGAAAAATTTCCTCTGCCGGCTCAACCTGAGATCGGTGCGTTTAACCTATCGGTGAGCGATACTACTTATCTGCAATTACGGCCGGTTTGGGATGCCGCAGCAGGTTATACCTTTGATCATCCCCAGGACATCTTGCTTGGCAACGAACCACTGGTTTATGTTGCAGATACAGGCAATGACCGTATCGTGATGCTGGATTTATCGGGCAATATTCTCGGTGAATCTCAACCGATTGAAAATCCGGTGGCAATTACTCAAGATACTAAGCTGAACCTGATTATCGTTACCGACAGCAACAAAATTTATCGCATTCAGCTTGTGCAATATGGTCATCAAATTCAGGATGCTCCAGTGGAGCTTGTTTTTGAAGAAGTGGATAATCCGGATCGAAAAATTACCGGTGTTGCTGCAGTCCTAAGAAGTGTGCTGGGGCAGTCTGTACTTCGATATTTTGTAACAGCTACAGGATCGAGGAAAAGAGACAACCAGGTCCTGTTTTTTCCGGAGGATTTTAATGTTCGTGTAGCCGACGCTGTTAACTTAGTTCCAAACGGACTTGGAATATTGTCTGCATCCAGCCCAAGCGGTATTACAACACTGCGCAATTTTTCGGATGATTTTATTTTTTGTATGATTGGCGACAACTCATTTAAAGTGCAATGGATGACCGCCGGCGAGTTTGGATTTATTCCCCGTCTTAATCCAGCCCAGGGGAATTTCGATATGCTGGTGCCGGGCAAATTTTCCCAGCCACAAGATGTTACCATCGATTTAACCGGCAATATTTATGTGATCGATAGTGATTTGGACCGCCTGTTCAAATTTTCTCCTTCGGGTGGAGAGTTGCAATCCTTTGGTGAAAGCGGCTCCGGCGAAAAACAATTTAACAACCCCAACGGTGTAGCATTCTTCGATAAAACCCTCTATATAGCGGATACCGGCAATAACCGTATCGTTCGCTTTAAATTATCTACGGATATTGAGCAGTAGGCTTTTTGGGGGTTGGAAAAAATTCCCTTAATTGACCAGTGACTCGCCACCATATTTTTACACAAAGAAGTTGTGAGGATTCAAGGATAGTATAACGGGAACGTTTCCTCATTTGGGTTGGGAGGGTGGATTGATGCCGCATATCTGGACAGATCAAATTGCATGTCGAGCCCACTGGTTTAGTTTGAATTCTTTATCAAATCGGATTACATCACAATCGAATTCTAAGGACCGAATTGAAGAAGCCTTGACAGCGATTCAAGAGGCTCGAACATTATACCGTCGTTGGAGGCACCAGGGTATCAGTTTTGATCCCTTAACTGGTCCAGACCATATAGATGAGTGGAGAAACGAGACCTCTGTAAGGTGCGGGCTGACAGTGCCAACTTCGTAATGGCTCAACTTCAGAGAGCCAACCTGAGTGGTGCTCAGCTTCAGGGCGCCTACCCCGGTTATGCTCAGCTTGACAGTGTCAAGAAATCTAACCATTGAGCAACTATCTAAAGTAAAAACACTTTATGAAGCTGAATTAGACTCAACACTTTTGCAGCAAATTAAGAAAGAGTATTCCCATCTTTTGGAGAGACCAAAACGATGAGACATTTCAAAATGGCTGCTGCCCAAATAATCCCCAAATTTAAATTGCTTAAAGCGCTTTTATTTGATTAATTCTATCGCCAATATTTTAGAAAAAACGAAAATAATACAGGCTGGAAAATGAAACGACTGTTACTCATTCTAATTACTTTTATCTGCGCCGGTTATTCCCAGGCCCAGGTTGATACGCTTCGTATAGCAACCTATAACCTTCTCAACTTTCCCGATGCAACCAGTAATTCTCGCATCCCTCATTTCATAACTGTAATCGATGCCATCGATCCGGATATTCTGGTTGTGCAGGAATTGACAGAGGCGATTGGTGTTACGACTTTTCTAAACGATGTAATGAACCATAATAGCAATGCTTACCAGGCCGCCCCTTTTCTAAATGGCTTTGATACGGATAACGGTCTGTTCTATAAAAGTGCAAAGATTTTGTTACTAGGGAGCCAAAACATAACGACTGCTTTGCGCGCAATAACTGAATATGTGTTATCGTCAAATGAGGTTCAGTTTAGTATTTATTCATTACACTTAAAAGCCAGCCAGGGCGCTGAAAACGAAAACAAACGGCTCGCTGAAGCGACTATTCTCAGGACAAAATTAAATTTACTCTTATCTACTTCGAATTTTATTGTGGCAGGAGATTTTAATATTTATACTGCCTCCGAACCCGCCTACAACCTGTTAACCGCAACCGGATCACAGGCCGATAATAATGGCAGGTTGTATGATCCCATTAATCAATTCGGCAATTGGCACATTAACAGTTCATTTAGAAGTATACATTCTCAGTCAACCCGTATAACCGCTTTTGGGGATGGGGCAGGAGGTGGTTTGGATGATCGATTCGATATCATGTTGGTTTCCAATAGTGTACTGAGCGGTGGTGGAATGGATATATTACCAGCTACCTACAGAGCGTTTGGTAATGATGGAAATCATTTTGACCAGGCCATTAGCGCCGGAAGCAATAGTGCTGTTTCCGCCAACGTAGCAAATGCATTGCATCAAGCTTCAGATCACCTCCCTGTATTTGCCGATTTCAAGGTTGGTACGCCAACATCTGTTTCAACGCTTTTTGATGGTCCAGCTGCCTTCGAACTCAGCCAGAATTATCCCAACCCATTCAACGGCGAGACAGTGATTCTTTTTTCCGTCCCGGTTCAATCGGATATTGTTTTAGCTATTTAT
Protein-coding sequences here:
- a CDS encoding PorV/PorQ family protein, with product MFQKTRLILLCLIISVSAFDAKAQLIPILGGQRTGTAMFQFLKIGVGGRAVGMGESFVAVANDASALYWNPAGIVQIGKNELIFSHVNWPVDIKHEFIGYVQKLGNVTAIGISVNTLHTDDFEETTEYQPRGTGRFVSFGDIAIGVTIARKMTDRFSAGLTVKYIDETLDDIHLRSVLIDFGTYYWTGFGSSRFAVSVVNFGANSEPKGSVVFRDGSEVDQFQDFSPPTIFRIGFATELVDNEVNKVTSSIQLNHPNDNSENLNLGLEYWWNNTLALRGGYRANVVEESFTFGAGINLPLKPVHLKADISYSSFGRLGNATRLSMNFQF
- a CDS encoding T9SS type A sorting domain-containing protein; protein product: MKRLLLILITFICAGYSQAQVDTLRIATYNLLNFPDATSNSRIPHFITVIDAIDPDILVVQELTEAIGVTTFLNDVMNHNSNAYQAAPFLNGFDTDNGLFYKSAKILLLGSQNITTALRAITEYVLSSNEVQFSIYSLHLKASQGAENENKRLAEATILRTKLNLLLSTSNFIVAGDFNIYTASEPAYNLLTATGSQADNNGRLYDPINQFGNWHINSSFRSIHSQSTRITAFGDGAGGGLDDRFDIMLVSNSVLSGGGMDILPATYRAFGNDGNHFDQAISAGSNSAVSANVANALHQASDHLPVFADFKVGTPTSVSTLFDGPAAFELSQNYPNPFNGETVILFSVPVQSDIVLAIYDLAGRLVREWVADNFSSGNHQIQWDGRNDTGKLVGSGVYFYRLVGTDFTQTKKMILVY